The proteins below come from a single Necator americanus strain Aroian chromosome V, whole genome shotgun sequence genomic window:
- a CDS encoding hypothetical protein (NECATOR_CHRV.G18487.T3) → MLQRTTVQDISKDQYDQLSKDMQMFVSDEEVFDTFAYWYKRDGPVIRDLVLPDSKKRDLVLMKLDEDAYRKYADDMLPKQSHEIDFETKTLTELDYTALKTLQFVAGLQDPSLREVRLRMLRRLDTHKEDAPLTIEDLVAECENFTALKMDNTDMEGCPFRVEKECKVQLWRTALQKYMSASLLQHWTEDATEAKKTIRPSQEKPDKIQGNGTCYVTESTNLLGLEWCIQLPAYKELKDKYHCRIATKEEANREEIIADLKKQYAEVFKCGLGRYVKTKAKLLLRDDAVPVFKKKRPVPFAPNLDAEIDRLVAEQVIFPVEHSEWATPIVVVKKKSGQICLCGDFSTGLNDVLQLHQHPLPTAEDVFTKLNGGQLFGQIDFAEAYLQVEVEEESKEIIRTEDCIATIVYPSA, encoded by the exons ATGTTACAGAGAACCACCGTCCAAGACATCAGCAAGGATCAATACGACCAGCTGAGTAAGGACATGCAAATGTTCGTGTCCGACGAAGAGGTGTTTGACACCTTCGCCTATTGGTACAAGAGGGACGGCCCGGTCATTAGGGATTTGGTCTTGCCGGATAGCAAGAAGCGCGATTTGGTCCTCATGAAGCTGGACGAGGATGCATATCGCAAATATGCCGATGACATGCTACCAAAACAATCGCACGAGATCGATTTCGAGACGAAGACCCTGACG GAACTGGACTACACAGCACTGAAGACGCTACAGTTCGTAGCAGGACTTCAGGATCCGTCGCTTCGTGAAGTTCGTCTCAGAATGCTCCGTCGACTGGATACGCACAAAGAAGATGCGCCGTTGACTATAGAAGACCTTGTTGCTGAATGTGAGAACTTCACCGCATTGAAGATGGACAACACAGACATGGAAGGATGTCCATTTCGTGtagaaaaagaatgtaaagTTCAATTGTGGAGGACCGCACTACAAAAGTACATGTCCGCTTCTCTCCTGCAACACTGGACAGAAGATGCGACAGAAGCCAAGAAGACGATCCGACCGTCGCAAGAAAAGCCA GATAAAATCCAAGGTAATGGAACTTGTTACGTCACCGAAAGCACGAATCTGCTAGGACTGGAGTGGTGTATTCAACTTCCAGCGTACAAGGAGTTGAAAGACAAATACCACTGCCGAATTGCGACTAAAGAAGAAGCAAACCGAGAGGAAATCATCGCAGACTTGAAGAAGCAATACGCAGAAGTATTCAAGTGCGGACTTGGCAGATACGTCAAGACAAAAGCGAAGTTGCTGTTGAGAGACGACGCAGTACCTGTTTTCAAGAAGAAGCGACCAGTGCCCTTTGCTCCGAATCTGGATGCTGAAATTGATCGCCTGGTTGCCGAGCAAGTGATTTTCCCAGTAGAGCATTCAGAGTGGGCTACGCCTATCGTTGTagtcaagaagaaaagtgggCAAATCTGCTTGTGCGGAGACTTCTCGACAGGATTAAACGATGTGCTGCAGTTGCACCAGCACCCGTTGCCCACCGCGGAGGACGTGTTTACAAAGCTGAATGGAGGACAGCTTTTCGGGCAAATCGACTTCGCAGAAGCATATCTGCAGGTGGAGGTGGAAGAAGAATCGAAGGAAATAATACGCACAGAGGACTGTATCGCTACAATCGTCTACCCTTCGGCGTGA
- a CDS encoding hypothetical protein (NECATOR_CHRV.G18487.T1) codes for MLQRTTVQDISKDQYDQLSKDMQMFVSDEEVFDTFAYWYKRDGPVIRDLVLPDSKKRDLVLMKLDEDAYRKYADDMLPKQSHEIDFETKTLTVSYVPFRDYATMIKRIGEDA; via the coding sequence ATGTTACAGAGAACCACCGTCCAAGACATCAGCAAGGATCAATACGACCAGCTGAGTAAGGACATGCAAATGTTCGTGTCCGACGAAGAGGTGTTTGACACCTTCGCCTATTGGTACAAGAGGGACGGCCCGGTCATTAGGGATTTGGTCTTGCCGGATAGCAAGAAGCGCGATTTGGTCCTCATGAAGCTGGACGAGGATGCATATCGCAAATATGCCGATGACATGCTACCAAAACAATCGCACGAGATCGATTTCGAGACGAAGACCCTGACGGTCAGTTACGTACCATTCCGCGACTACGCCACCATGATCAAGCGGATTGGCGAAGACGCTTGA
- a CDS encoding hypothetical protein (NECATOR_CHRV.G18487.T2) → MLRRLDTHKEDAPLTIEDLVAECENFTALKMDNTDMEGCPFRVEKECNGTCYVTESTNLLGLEWCIQLPAYKELKDKYHCRIATKEEANREEIIADLKKQYAEVFKCGLGRYVKTKAKLLLRDDAVPVFKKKRPVPFAPNLDAEIDRLVAEQVIFPVEHSEWATPIVVVKKKSGQICLCGDFSTGLNDVLQLHQHPLPTAEDVFTKLNGGQLFGQIDFAEAYLQIRYLGCIIGKDGRHPDPEKIEVIRQMPVPKNVAEFRSFLGMINYYGSFVEEMRQLRALLDALFKKNVSFKWNEESEVFVGRQLRTSLTQLDKSAKEEGTRSVKNEEQFNRHHGAQKRSYHQEELVWVRDYRPGHEIWIPACVNKRYGRAECDVPMEEDDLWKRHAIQMRGEEHRRVSFEKNEASKMPLNQEDRRYHGMTRTIAAVKDNIKDRAPTIVPPTTTRPVRQRRPPRRLQPDPKIKTKNRMRNFIVIILLVTGLVLHVGAGGYGRYGYTGYGGCGSGGCGGGGGSGGWAAAAGAFAGSLLGTIISGGGLGGIGGIGGGMYPPMYPPFYPMSAMKKKRGADEHL, encoded by the exons ATGCTCCGTCGACTGGATACGCACAAAGAAGATGCGCCGTTGACTATAGAAGACCTTGTTGCTGAATGTGAGAACTTCACCGCATTGAAGATGGACAACACAGACATGGAAGGATGTCCATTTCGTGtagaaaaagaat GTAATGGAACTTGTTACGTCACCGAAAGCACGAATCTGCTAGGACTGGAGTGGTGTATTCAACTTCCAGCGTACAAGGAGTTGAAAGACAAATACCACTGCCGAATTGCGACTAAAGAAGAAGCAAACCGAGAGGAAATCATCGCAGACTTGAAGAAGCAATACGCAGAAGTATTCAAGTGCGGACTTGGCAGATACGTCAAGACAAAAGCGAAGTTGCTGTTGAGAGACGACGCAGTACCTGTTTTCAAGAAGAAGCGACCAGTGCCCTTTGCTCCGAATCTGGATGCTGAAATTGATCGCCTGGTTGCCGAGCAAGTGATTTTCCCAGTAGAGCATTCAGAGTGGGCTACGCCTATCGTTGTagtcaagaagaaaagtgggCAAATCTGCTTGTGCGGAGACTTCTCGACAGGATTAAACGATGTGCTGCAGTTGCACCAGCACCCGTTGCCCACCGCGGAGGACGTGTTTACAAAGCTGAATGGAGGACAGCTTTTCGGGCAAATCGACTTCGCAGAAGCATATCTGCAG ATCCGTTATCTCGGATGCATCATAGGTAAGGACGGACGCCATCCTGATCCAGAGAAGATTGAGGTCATCCGCCAGATGCCAGTACCGAAGAACGTGGCAGAGTTTCGCTCTTTCCTTGGTATGATCAACTACTATGGATCGTTTGTGGAAGAGATGCGCCAGTTACGCGCACTGTTGGATGCTTTGTTTAAGAAGAACGTTTCGTTCAAATGGAATGAGGAAT CGGAGGTGTTCGTAGGGCGCCAGTTGAGGACGTCGTTGACGCAGCTGGATAAATCAGCTAAAGAAGAGGGAACGCGCAgtgtgaaaaatgaagaacagtTCAACCGTCATCATGGAGCACAAAAGAGATCGTACCACCAGGAAGAACTTGTATGGGTGCGTGACTACCGCCCAGGACATGAGATATGGATCCCTGCTTGTGTGAATAAACGCTATGGACGAGCCGAGTGCGACGTGCCAATGGAAGAGGACGATTTGTGGAAAAGACACGCTATCCAGATGCGTGGAGAAGAGCACCGGAGAGTTAGCTTCGAAAAGAATGAAGCTTCCAAAATGCCGCTCAACCAGGAAGACCGACGGTACCATGGTATGACAAGGACGATCGCCGCCGTCAAGGACAATATCAAGGATCGAGCACCAACTATCGTGCCGCCGACAACGACTAGACCAGTTCGACAACGCCGACCACCTCGTCGATTGCAACCCGATCCGAAGATAAAGAC aaaGAACAGGATGCGAAACTTCATTGTGATCATCCTACTGGTGACCGGACTTGTTCTTCATGTCGGTGCCGGCGGATACGGAAGATATGGTTACACAGGATATGGTGGTTGCGGATCAGGTGGTTGTGGAGGCGGAGGAGGAAGCGGAGGCTGGGCAG CTGCGGCGGGAGCATTCGCTGGAAGTCTCCTGGGAACAATTATATCTGGAGGAGGCTTGGGTGGCATAGGTGGCATAGGTGGAGGAATGTACCCGCCGATGTACCCACCGTTCTATCCGATGTCtgctatgaagaaaaaacgcggTGCTGACGAACATCTTTAG
- a CDS encoding hypothetical protein (NECATOR_CHRV.G18487.T4) encodes MPVPKNVAEFRSFLGMINYYGSFVEEMRQLRALLDALFKKNVSFKWNEECEAASNRAKEVIASDLLQNATSLTQLDKSAKEEGTRSVKNEEQFNRHHGAQKRSYHQEELVWVRDYRPGHEIWIPACVNKRYGRAECDVPMEEDDLWKRHAIQMRGEEHRRVSFEKNEASKMPLNQEDRRYHGMTRTIAAVKDNIKDRAPTIVPPTTTRPVRQRRPPRRLQPDPKIKTYAMRSS; translated from the exons ATGCCAGTACCGAAGAACGTGGCAGAGTTTCGCTCTTTCCTTGGTATGATCAACTACTATGGATCGTTTGTGGAAGAGATGCGCCAGTTACGCGCACTGTTGGATGCTTTGTTTAAGAAGAACGTTTCGTTCAAATGGAATGAGGAATGTGAAGCAGCCTCCAATCGAGCCAAGGAAGTGATTGCTTCAGACCTGCTTCAGAACGC GACGTCGTTGACGCAGCTGGATAAATCAGCTAAAGAAGAGGGAACGCGCAgtgtgaaaaatgaagaacagtTCAACCGTCATCATGGAGCACAAAAGAGATCGTACCACCAGGAAGAACTTGTATGGGTGCGTGACTACCGCCCAGGACATGAGATATGGATCCCTGCTTGTGTGAATAAACGCTATGGACGAGCCGAGTGCGACGTGCCAATGGAAGAGGACGATTTGTGGAAAAGACACGCTATCCAGATGCGTGGAGAAGAGCACCGGAGAGTTAGCTTCGAAAAGAATGAAGCTTCCAAAATGCCGCTCAACCAGGAAGACCGACGGTACCATGGTATGACAAGGACGATCGCCGCCGTCAAGGACAATATCAAGGATCGAGCACCAACTATCGTGCCGCCGACAACGACTAGACCAGTTCGACAACGCCGACCACCTCGTCGATTGCAACCCGATCCGAAGATAAAGACGTACGCGATGCGTTCATCTTAG
- a CDS encoding hypothetical protein (NECATOR_CHRV.G18487.T5) — protein sequence MRNFIVIILLVTGLVLHVGAGGYGRYGYTGYGGCGSGGCGGGGGSGGWAAAAGAFAGSLLGTIISGGGLGGIGGIGGGMYPPMYPPFYPMSAMKKKRGADEHL from the exons ATGCGAAACTTCATTGTGATCATCCTACTGGTGACCGGACTTGTTCTTCATGTCGGTGCCGGCGGATACGGAAGATATGGTTACACAGGATATGGTGGTTGCGGATCAGGTGGTTGTGGAGGCGGAGGAGGAAGCGGAGGCTGGGCAG CTGCGGCGGGAGCATTCGCTGGAAGTCTCCTGGGAACAATTATATCTGGAGGAGGCTTGGGTGGCATAGGTGGCATAGGTGGAGGAATGTACCCGCCGATGTACCCACCGTTCTATCCGATGTCtgctatgaagaaaaaacgcggTGCTGACGAACATCTTTAG
- a CDS encoding hypothetical protein (NECATOR_CHRV.G18488.T2), with protein sequence MAGRLRLFLSSGVGSCHCGAVKWTVRAPEVLECIKCNCSICKKKSNDHYIVTKERFTLLQGEENLVTYTFNTHQAKHRFCGICGVQSFYVPRSNPDCIGVMPHCIDSPTVKELRFSTFNGQNWEEEMTKKAPVAH encoded by the exons ATGGCCGGGCGGCTaagattatttctttcttctggagTTG GATCTTGTCATTGTGGAGCGGTTAAATGGACAGTCCGTGCCCCAGAAGTATTGGAATGTATAAAATGCAA cTGCTCaatatgcaaaaagaaatcgaatgaCCACTACATTGTTACGAAGGAGAGATTTACGTTATTACAG gGTGAAGAGAACCTGGTCACGTACACCTTCAACACTCACCAGGCAAAGCAtcgtttttgtggaatttgTGGTGTGCAATCATTTTATGTGCCAAGGTCCAACCCTGATTGCATTG GTGTTATGCCGCACTGCATAGACTCACCAACTGTGAAAGAGCTTCGATTCTCAACTTTTAATGGACAGAACTGGGAAGAGGAGATGACAAAGAAGGCTCCAGTTGCACATTGA
- a CDS encoding hypothetical protein (NECATOR_CHRV.G18488.T1) encodes MPLNLKPMTNCDVTHEGSCHCGAVKWTVRAPEVLECIKCNCSICKKKSNDHYIVTKERFTLLQGEENLVTYTFNTHQAKHRFCGICGVQSFYVPRSNPDCIGVMPHCIDSPTVKELRFSTFNGQNWEEEMTKKAPVAH; translated from the exons atgcctttaaacttaaAGCCAATGACCAACTGTGACGTAACACATGAAGGATCTTGTCATTGTGGAGCGGTTAAATGGACAGTCCGTGCCCCAGAAGTATTGGAATGTATAAAATGCAA cTGCTCaatatgcaaaaagaaatcgaatgaCCACTACATTGTTACGAAGGAGAGATTTACGTTATTACAG gGTGAAGAGAACCTGGTCACGTACACCTTCAACACTCACCAGGCAAAGCAtcgtttttgtggaatttgTGGTGTGCAATCATTTTATGTGCCAAGGTCCAACCCTGATTGCATTG GTGTTATGCCGCACTGCATAGACTCACCAACTGTGAAAGAGCTTCGATTCTCAACTTTTAATGGACAGAACTGGGAAGAGGAGATGACAAAGAAGGCTCCAGTTGCACATTGA